A part of Verrucomicrobiia bacterium genomic DNA contains:
- a CDS encoding PD-(D/E)XK nuclease family protein — MHVQFLLGPAGSGKTFRCVEEVRAELCRAPDGPPLVFLAPKQATFQIERQLLSTTGLAGYSRLQILSFERLAAFVLDQFERPFPELLSEAGRVMVLRALLAQHHAGLKIFRASARLTGFATQLSQLLREFQCHRVSPARLTALAATTRGSGRLAEKLDDLALLLGHYEAWLQQAQTDGRKLEDASRLLDLATEALRSGFEGGRRLPLAGLWLDGFAEMTPQEIALLAALVPHAERVTLAFCLESEPLAEVSWLSPWTVVGRTFGRCREAVAQALGASPAVSVLTRDPVHSRFANAPQLAALERVWAAGHERAGAAPVADTAAPSSIRLVACTDAEAEATFAAREILQHVQGGGRFRDCAILVRSLEDYHDVLRRVLRRYEIPLFLDRREVVTHHPLAELTRYALRTVTFDWRQEDWFGALKTGLVNVSDEDVDWLENEALKRGWVGRVWHEPFALPDEPGRAPELERLRQHILPPFARFAEPLQRAGFNPDGALLAAAIRRLWRDLPVEETLAAWRQRAADLDVNSAAHETVWTQLNDWLDNLERAFGPTTLPLRDWLPIVEAGLAGLTVGVIPPSLDQVLVGSVDRSRNPDLQRVFVLGLNEGVFPAPPTPGVLLTDSDRLELEARGVALGAGLKQQLGHERYFGYIAFTRASRELTATWANVKAAGETLNPSAFVAAIKRAVPGVCETTFTAPDWTGARHRTELVEPILSRQSARVADEGEGQITPAPDGLDALAGGEEFAPVVQRWANARLALQAVRLGDDVAHRLYGNELATSVSALEDFTACPFHFLAARALRTQEREEFVVDARERGSFQHEVLQRFHLRVRDAGKCWRDLAPAEARQWVREIGQSVIQEYRGGLLNVDDAARFTASLLLNNLEQLIETLVGWARQYGFDPAAVEVSFGLPGAALPAWGIDLGEGRSLKLRGRVDRVDLCPTETGETLVVILDYKSGGKQMDAVKIEHGLELQLLAYLAALTHQPEAAAWFGAPRLRAAGGFYVPLRTRPLTAATRAEAAASAVDTRAGFQHRGRFDGGVLELFDARGESKGDQFRFSKNRDNSFSKRGNEALTSAEFAGLVNGAIAKLREIGRAIFRGDAEVSPYRFKQETACDRCAYRAVCRFDPWTMAFRRLEARKPKPSTP, encoded by the coding sequence ATGCACGTGCAATTCCTTCTCGGCCCGGCCGGCAGCGGCAAGACGTTCCGCTGTGTCGAGGAAGTGCGTGCGGAACTCTGCCGCGCGCCCGACGGCCCGCCGCTCGTGTTTCTTGCGCCGAAGCAGGCGACGTTTCAGATCGAACGCCAGTTGCTGTCCACCACCGGGCTGGCGGGCTATTCCCGGCTGCAGATTCTTTCCTTCGAGCGTCTCGCCGCGTTTGTTCTCGACCAGTTTGAGCGGCCGTTTCCCGAGCTGCTCAGCGAGGCGGGGCGGGTGATGGTGCTTCGCGCCCTGCTCGCGCAGCATCATGCCGGGTTGAAAATCTTCCGTGCCAGCGCGCGGCTCACCGGCTTTGCCACCCAGCTCAGCCAGTTGTTGCGGGAATTCCAGTGCCACCGCGTTTCGCCTGCGAGGCTGACGGCCTTGGCAGCGACGACGCGCGGATCAGGGCGGCTGGCGGAAAAGCTGGACGATCTCGCCCTGCTGCTGGGGCATTACGAAGCATGGCTGCAACAGGCGCAAACGGACGGGCGGAAGCTGGAGGATGCCAGCCGGCTGCTCGACCTGGCGACGGAAGCCTTGCGCAGCGGGTTTGAGGGAGGCCGGCGGCTCCCGCTCGCGGGACTGTGGCTGGATGGTTTCGCCGAAATGACACCGCAGGAAATTGCCTTGCTGGCGGCGCTGGTGCCGCATGCGGAACGCGTCACGCTGGCCTTTTGTCTCGAAAGCGAACCGCTGGCGGAGGTCTCGTGGCTTTCGCCCTGGACGGTTGTGGGGCGCACGTTCGGCCGCTGTCGGGAGGCGGTGGCGCAAGCCTTGGGGGCCAGTCCGGCGGTGTCCGTGTTGACCCGGGATCCGGTGCACAGCCGGTTTGCGAACGCGCCGCAACTGGCCGCGTTGGAACGCGTCTGGGCCGCGGGCCACGAACGGGCAGGCGCGGCGCCGGTTGCGGACACTGCCGCGCCATCTTCCATCCGCCTGGTGGCCTGCACGGATGCCGAAGCCGAGGCAACCTTTGCCGCGCGGGAAATTTTGCAGCACGTGCAGGGCGGGGGACGGTTCCGCGATTGCGCCATTCTGGTCCGTTCGTTGGAGGATTACCACGACGTGTTGCGCCGGGTGCTGCGCCGCTACGAGATTCCGTTGTTCCTCGACCGGCGCGAGGTGGTGACACATCACCCGCTGGCCGAGCTCACGCGTTATGCGTTGCGCACGGTGACATTCGACTGGCGACAGGAGGATTGGTTCGGCGCGTTGAAGACCGGGCTGGTGAACGTGTCCGACGAGGACGTGGACTGGCTGGAAAACGAGGCGTTAAAGCGCGGCTGGGTGGGGCGCGTCTGGCATGAACCGTTCGCGTTGCCGGATGAACCCGGGCGGGCACCAGAGCTGGAACGCCTGCGGCAGCACATTCTGCCACCGTTCGCGAGATTTGCAGAGCCGCTCCAGCGGGCCGGATTCAATCCGGATGGCGCACTGCTCGCGGCGGCCATCCGGCGGTTGTGGCGCGACTTGCCGGTGGAAGAAACGCTCGCCGCCTGGCGCCAACGGGCGGCCGATCTGGACGTCAACAGCGCGGCGCACGAAACGGTGTGGACGCAGTTGAATGACTGGCTGGACAATCTGGAGCGCGCCTTCGGGCCGACCACCCTGCCGTTGCGCGACTGGCTGCCGATTGTGGAAGCGGGGCTGGCGGGATTGACCGTGGGGGTGATTCCGCCCTCGCTCGACCAGGTGCTCGTGGGCAGCGTGGATCGGTCGCGCAATCCGGATCTGCAACGGGTCTTTGTGCTCGGGTTGAATGAGGGCGTTTTCCCGGCGCCGCCCACGCCGGGCGTGCTGCTGACGGATTCGGACCGGCTGGAACTGGAGGCGCGCGGCGTGGCCTTGGGCGCGGGCCTGAAACAGCAACTCGGCCACGAACGCTACTTTGGTTACATCGCCTTCACGCGCGCCAGCCGTGAATTGACCGCCACCTGGGCCAACGTGAAGGCCGCGGGCGAAACGCTCAATCCGTCCGCGTTCGTGGCGGCCATCAAACGCGCTGTCCCCGGCGTTTGCGAAACGACCTTCACAGCCCCGGACTGGACGGGTGCGCGGCATCGGACGGAACTGGTTGAGCCCATTCTGAGCCGCCAATCGGCCCGTGTGGCGGACGAAGGCGAAGGTCAAATCACGCCCGCTCCTGACGGCCTGGACGCTTTGGCCGGCGGCGAGGAATTTGCGCCGGTGGTGCAACGTTGGGCGAACGCGCGCCTTGCCTTGCAGGCGGTTCGCCTGGGCGACGATGTCGCGCACCGCCTCTATGGCAATGAACTCGCCACGTCGGTGAGTGCGCTGGAGGATTTTACCGCCTGTCCGTTCCACTTCCTCGCGGCGCGGGCACTGCGCACGCAGGAGCGGGAGGAATTTGTCGTCGATGCGCGGGAGCGGGGCAGTTTTCAACACGAGGTGTTGCAGCGATTTCACCTCCGCGTGCGCGACGCGGGAAAATGCTGGCGCGACCTGGCGCCGGCGGAGGCGCGTCAATGGGTTCGGGAAATCGGGCAATCCGTGATCCAGGAATACCGCGGCGGCCTGCTGAACGTGGACGACGCGGCCCGGTTTACGGCGTCGCTGCTGTTGAACAACCTGGAGCAACTCATTGAAACGCTGGTGGGCTGGGCCCGGCAATACGGCTTCGATCCCGCCGCGGTGGAGGTGAGCTTCGGCCTTCCCGGCGCGGCGCTGCCCGCTTGGGGCATTGACCTGGGCGAAGGGCGCTCGCTGAAACTGCGGGGCCGCGTTGATCGCGTGGACCTCTGCCCGACCGAAACGGGAGAGACGTTGGTGGTCATCCTGGATTACAAATCGGGTGGCAAGCAGATGGACGCGGTCAAAATCGAGCACGGGCTCGAATTGCAGTTGCTCGCGTATCTTGCCGCCTTGACTCATCAGCCCGAGGCGGCGGCGTGGTTCGGCGCTCCGCGCCTGCGGGCGGCCGGCGGCTTTTACGTGCCGTTGCGAACGCGCCCGTTGACGGCGGCGACGCGCGCAGAGGCGGCGGCTTCCGCGGTGGACACGCGGGCGGGCTTTCAACATCGCGGCCGGTTCGACGGCGGCGTGCTGGAACTGTTTGACGCGCGTGGGGAATCCAAGGGCGACCAGTTTCGTTTCAGCAAAAACCGGGACAACTCGTTTTCAAAGCGGGGTAACGAAGCCCTGACCTCCGCCGAATTTGCCGGCCTGGTCAACGGCGCCATCGCCAAGTTGCGCGAGATTGGACGGGCGATTTTTCGCGGCGACGCGGAGGTTTCGCCGTATCGCTTCAAGCAGGAAACGGCCTGCGACCGTTGCGCCTACCGGGCCGTGTGCCGGTTTGATCCGTGGACGATGGCATTCCGCCGGTTGGAGGCGCGCAAACCCAAACCCTCAACTCCTTGA